The following proteins are co-located in the Candidatus Accumulibacter cognatus genome:
- a CDS encoding penicillin-binding protein 2 yields the protein MMRFKGQVAHKFAECPLLQMRLPPWRSRLMALLILGSFGVLIGRAFYLQTLNTDFLQEKGESRYRRDIEISASRGRIADRHGDVLAISTPMKSIWAIPPATTLTPVQARQLAALLETDVKQLTQKLNTDKTFVFLRRQIPPAVADQVAALKLPGIGQDKEYRRFYPTGEMTAHMVGFTGVDDKGLEGVELAFHRQLLGQPGSRSVIKDRRGQIVEDVGSIKPPQDGKEIRLALDSKIQYLAYSHLKQAIADNNAKAGGVVVLDVRTGEILALANWPTYNPNNREGLSGSQLRNRAVTDTFEPGSTLKPFTIALGIEAGKVRSDTIINCAPGRLTIGNATISDAHPHGALSVAEVIQKSSNVGAAKIAAMLPPQKMWQMFDDVGFGQVPRLGFPGEVSGRVRPWKNWRPIEQATMAYGHGISVSLIQLARAYTAFARDGDVLPLSLTQVESSTPSGVSVFSPKTAREVRSMLEMAVLPGGTAPKAQIPGYRVAGKTGTAHKLVGGRYANKYVSSFVGLAPASDPRLIVAVMIDEPSAGKHYGGDVAAPVFATVMGSSLRTLGITPDVPLVVAQSPKAPTPKARL from the coding sequence ATGATGCGTTTCAAAGGTCAAGTGGCGCACAAGTTCGCCGAATGCCCATTGTTGCAGATGCGCCTGCCACCTTGGCGCTCGCGCCTGATGGCCCTACTGATCCTGGGTTCGTTTGGTGTGCTGATCGGGCGAGCGTTCTATCTGCAGACCCTGAACACCGATTTTCTGCAGGAAAAGGGAGAATCTCGCTACCGGCGCGATATCGAAATCAGTGCTTCTCGCGGGCGGATTGCCGATCGGCACGGGGACGTCCTGGCCATTTCGACGCCGATGAAGTCGATCTGGGCGATCCCTCCAGCAACGACGCTGACACCTGTGCAGGCGAGGCAATTGGCGGCTCTGCTGGAGACCGATGTCAAGCAACTGACCCAAAAACTGAACACCGACAAGACCTTCGTTTTTCTTCGCCGTCAGATCCCACCGGCCGTGGCCGACCAGGTGGCAGCGCTCAAGTTGCCTGGCATCGGCCAGGACAAAGAGTACCGCCGTTTCTATCCGACTGGTGAAATGACCGCCCACATGGTCGGCTTCACCGGCGTTGACGACAAGGGGCTCGAAGGCGTTGAACTGGCGTTTCATCGGCAATTGCTGGGACAGCCCGGTAGCCGTAGCGTCATCAAGGATCGCCGCGGCCAGATCGTCGAGGACGTCGGCTCGATCAAACCGCCACAGGATGGCAAGGAAATTCGTCTAGCACTCGATTCGAAGATTCAGTATCTGGCCTACAGCCATCTGAAGCAGGCGATTGCCGACAATAACGCCAAGGCCGGCGGCGTCGTCGTGCTCGATGTCAGGACAGGTGAGATCCTCGCTTTGGCCAACTGGCCTACCTATAACCCGAACAATCGAGAAGGTCTGTCCGGTAGCCAGTTGCGCAATCGTGCGGTGACCGATACCTTCGAGCCTGGTTCGACACTCAAGCCTTTCACTATCGCCTTGGGAATTGAGGCGGGCAAGGTCCGTTCCGATACGATCATCAACTGTGCACCAGGACGCCTGACCATTGGCAATGCAACGATTTCCGATGCGCATCCCCACGGTGCGCTGAGTGTCGCCGAAGTCATACAGAAATCCTCCAACGTCGGTGCTGCCAAGATTGCGGCCATGCTGCCGCCGCAGAAAATGTGGCAGATGTTCGATGATGTCGGTTTTGGTCAGGTGCCACGCCTGGGCTTTCCTGGCGAAGTGAGTGGCCGGGTGCGTCCATGGAAGAACTGGCGGCCAATCGAACAGGCAACGATGGCTTATGGGCATGGCATTTCGGTGTCCCTGATCCAGCTGGCACGCGCTTATACGGCTTTTGCGCGCGACGGTGATGTGCTGCCACTCTCGCTGACCCAGGTTGAGTCGTCTACGCCCAGCGGCGTGTCCGTATTCAGCCCCAAGACCGCCCGTGAAGTCCGCAGTATGCTCGAAATGGCCGTCCTGCCAGGCGGAACGGCGCCCAAGGCGCAGATTCCCGGCTATCGCGTGGCCGGCAAAACGGGCACTGCGCACAAGCTCGTAGGAGGGCGCTATGCGAACAAGTACGTCTCGTCTTTCGTCGGCCTTGCCCCGGCGTCTGATCCACGATTGATTGTCGCGGTGATGATCGATGAGCCTAGCGCCGGCAAACACTATGGCGGTGATGTCGCAGCACCGGTGTTTGCCACAGTAATGGGCAGTTCCTTGCGAACGCTCGGCATTACGCCGGACGTACCACTGGTCGTCGCGCAAAGCCCGAAAGCGCCGACACCCAAGGCCAGGCTGTGA
- the ftsL gene encoding cell division protein FtsL: protein MVRLNIFLLLAVVICSLAVVTSQHKARKIFQALEAEQEHARQLEVEFGQLQLELSTWGTAPRIEKIAREKLKMRAPETGHVITATPTGGLPQ, encoded by the coding sequence ATGGTCCGCCTGAATATTTTCCTGTTGCTGGCAGTGGTGATCTGCAGCCTAGCCGTGGTGACTTCACAGCACAAGGCCCGCAAGATTTTTCAGGCGCTGGAGGCCGAGCAGGAGCACGCCCGGCAACTCGAGGTCGAGTTCGGGCAGTTGCAACTGGAACTCTCGACTTGGGGAACGGCGCCACGGATCGAGAAAATTGCTCGCGAAAAGCTGAAGATGCGTGCGCCGGAAACGGGCCACGTGATTACCGCGACCCCCACCGGAGGCTTACCGCAATGA
- a CDS encoding L,D-transpeptidase family protein, whose protein sequence is MSSCSLLLPATPAWRCRGRYFPAICLALGLTIASYYSSATEALLWFATERPTLAARQAVDLLAQAAADGLEAQDYNAEGLQKAIENAVNGMALAEDQVTRIDLALTSAMRRYLNDLHFGRVDPHQLGANYRQAAGAFDADLLLTSAITDDRLAQTVRRVAPALPQYGSLQEALAHYRELAGHPAWQQDLPPLPNGHLKPGEKYAGIAALWQRLELLGDLRTDAAPPGRYEGTIVEGIQIFQERHGMVPNGVLGKDTLALLNVPPASRARQLELALERLRWTPFLPAPRVVVVNVPEFMLRAYQVRDGRIEIKTTMKVIVGTTGKTPTPLFDADMRFVEFSPYWNVPPSIARSETLPRLRRDPGYFDRQGFEFVGSDGRVIVGLDSASLDAVQRGQMRIRQKPGAGNALGNIKFVFPNKDNIYLHHTPTAQLFKRNRRDFSHGCIRVEAPVELAKFVLADAPEWSEARIVQAMRKGKSTTIRLQEALPVVIAYHTAAVRDGRVYFFPDIYRQDPLLDAALRQRSLAVRVSYPANIPEESTY, encoded by the coding sequence ATGTCTTCCTGCTCGCTGCTGCTCCCCGCAACACCTGCCTGGCGCTGCCGAGGCCGGTATTTTCCGGCAATCTGCCTGGCCCTCGGTCTGACGATCGCCAGCTACTACTCTTCCGCGACTGAAGCACTGTTATGGTTTGCTACGGAACGCCCAACACTTGCCGCCCGACAGGCCGTTGACCTCCTTGCTCAGGCTGCTGCAGACGGACTGGAGGCACAGGACTACAACGCCGAGGGGCTGCAAAAGGCCATTGAAAATGCCGTCAACGGCATGGCACTTGCGGAAGACCAGGTCACCAGGATCGATCTTGCCTTGACTTCGGCGATGCGGCGCTATCTCAACGACCTGCACTTCGGGCGAGTCGATCCGCATCAGCTTGGTGCAAACTACCGTCAGGCCGCCGGTGCATTCGACGCCGATTTGTTGCTGACCTCGGCGATCACCGATGACCGCCTTGCCCAAACCGTCCGCCGCGTGGCTCCCGCCCTGCCACAGTACGGCAGTTTGCAGGAGGCGCTTGCCCATTACCGCGAACTGGCGGGTCACCCCGCCTGGCAACAGGACCTACCGCCGCTACCCAACGGCCACCTGAAACCAGGTGAAAAATATGCGGGTATTGCAGCACTGTGGCAGCGACTCGAATTACTCGGCGACCTGCGCACCGATGCTGCACCGCCAGGACGTTACGAGGGCACCATTGTCGAAGGTATCCAGATATTTCAGGAGCGGCATGGCATGGTGCCCAACGGTGTGCTCGGAAAAGATACCTTGGCATTACTCAATGTGCCACCCGCAAGCCGCGCCCGGCAGCTCGAACTGGCGCTCGAACGGCTGCGCTGGACCCCGTTCCTGCCAGCACCGCGTGTAGTCGTGGTCAACGTTCCGGAATTCATGCTGCGTGCCTACCAGGTCAGAGACGGCAGAATCGAGATCAAGACGACGATGAAAGTCATTGTAGGCACGACAGGCAAAACCCCGACACCGCTTTTTGATGCCGACATGCGCTTCGTCGAGTTCAGCCCCTACTGGAATGTTCCGCCATCGATCGCCAGGAGCGAAACCTTGCCCAGGCTGCGCCGCGACCCCGGTTATTTCGATCGACAGGGCTTCGAATTCGTCGGTAGCGACGGTCGCGTCATCGTCGGTCTGGACAGCGCCAGTCTCGATGCAGTGCAGCGTGGCCAGATGCGCATCCGCCAGAAGCCTGGGGCAGGTAACGCTCTTGGCAACATCAAGTTCGTATTTCCCAACAAGGACAACATTTATCTTCACCACACCCCGACAGCACAACTTTTCAAACGCAACCGGCGCGACTTCAGTCACGGCTGCATTCGCGTCGAGGCGCCGGTGGAACTGGCGAAATTCGTTCTCGCCGATGCGCCCGAATGGAGTGAAGCGCGCATCGTGCAAGCAATGCGCAAAGGCAAATCCACGACCATTCGCTTGCAGGAGGCCCTGCCGGTGGTCATCGCTTATCACACGGCAGCCGTCCGGGACGGGCGCGTGTATTTTTTTCCCGACATCTACCGGCAGGACCCGCTTCTCGATGCTGCCCTGCGTCAGCGATCGCTCGCCGTACGGGTTTCCTACCCCGCCAACATTCCAGAAGAATCAACTTATTAG
- the flgL gene encoding flagellar hook-associated protein FlgL: protein MRGIERSQNQLLRLQNQMSSGRRMLTSADDPVAAARVLTVSQSKDIDVQYAKNQGDATARLGLVDSQLAALTNLLQSVRERVIQAGNTVLSDSDRQAIAIDLEASFDGMLGLANSRSADGDYLFSGYQGATIPFAGSATSSVTYAGDDGQRLLQVTSTQQMPSNVAGSDLFMNIREGNGTFSTAATGNGAFPNQGSGIIEPGSVLDLQKWQSALNSGFPWQGTENFSLQLQFSSVAGVSSYQLFDASTPDTSGTPLPAKAVGPVLPFVSGQAIPLVTTIPDVDFGAQVVINGLPAAGDTFTIKPSANKSVFQTMQEMIGLLRSPLLASATTRTDFSGQLQGHLTNLDQVLVNVSRVHTTVGGYLQELDGLSSNSEALDIQYAQTLSDLQDLDYAKAITDFTMQQVNLEAAQKSFVQISGLNLFKYL, encoded by the coding sequence TTGCGCGGCATCGAGCGTAGCCAGAATCAGCTCCTCAGGCTGCAGAATCAAATGTCCAGCGGGCGCCGCATGTTGACTTCGGCGGATGATCCCGTCGCCGCTGCCAGAGTGCTCACTGTTTCGCAGTCCAAGGACATCGACGTCCAATACGCAAAAAATCAGGGGGACGCGACCGCGCGACTTGGCCTGGTCGATAGCCAACTGGCCGCCTTGACAAATCTGCTGCAGAGCGTTCGTGAGCGGGTCATTCAGGCGGGCAATACGGTCCTGTCCGACAGCGATCGCCAGGCCATCGCCATTGATCTGGAGGCGAGCTTTGACGGCATGCTCGGGCTTGCCAATAGTCGCAGTGCCGACGGTGATTACCTGTTTTCAGGGTACCAGGGGGCAACGATCCCGTTTGCCGGCAGCGCAACCTCATCGGTTACTTACGCAGGTGATGATGGCCAGCGTCTGCTGCAGGTGACCTCAACTCAACAGATGCCAAGCAATGTGGCCGGCAGCGATTTGTTCATGAATATCCGGGAAGGCAATGGCACCTTTTCGACGGCAGCCACGGGCAATGGCGCTTTTCCCAACCAGGGTTCAGGGATTATTGAGCCGGGTTCGGTGCTCGATCTCCAGAAATGGCAAAGCGCCTTGAATTCCGGTTTCCCCTGGCAAGGAACGGAAAATTTCTCGCTACAGCTGCAGTTTTCCTCGGTGGCAGGCGTCAGTAGTTACCAGTTGTTCGATGCTTCGACACCAGACACGTCAGGTACGCCCCTACCTGCCAAGGCGGTCGGCCCGGTGCTGCCCTTTGTTTCAGGGCAAGCCATTCCGCTGGTCACCACCATTCCTGACGTTGACTTCGGCGCACAAGTGGTGATCAATGGGTTGCCTGCTGCCGGTGACACTTTCACGATCAAGCCGAGCGCCAACAAGAGCGTTTTTCAGACCATGCAGGAGATGATTGGCCTGTTGCGCTCGCCGCTGCTGGCCTCGGCGACGACAAGAACGGACTTCTCCGGCCAATTGCAGGGGCACCTGACCAATCTTGATCAGGTGCTGGTCAATGTCAGCCGCGTGCACACCACCGTGGGTGGCTACCTGCAGGAACTGGACGGCCTGAGCAGCAACTCCGAAGCGCTGGATATTCAGTATGCGCAGACCCTGTCGGACCTTCAGGATCTGGATTATGCGAAGGCGATCACCGACTTCACGATGCAGCAGGTCAACCTGGAAGCTGCACAGAAGTCTTTTGTACAGATCAGCGGTCTGAACCTTTTCAAATATCTTTGA
- a CDS encoding DUF882 domain-containing protein: MLKPCSRRLFLADAARLVVAGAVLPLAKPVLAALPTARSLEFDHTHTGERLSVVFALGDRYLPEGLQRLDWFLRDHYSGEVGSIDPQLFDLLFQLRQELGCEQPFQIISGYRCAQTNARLRRTGGGGVAKQSLHMQGKAIDLRIAGVPLVDLRDAAISQGAGGVGFYPYDEFVHLDTGRVRSW; encoded by the coding sequence ATGTTAAAGCCCTGTTCACGCCGCCTGTTTCTCGCTGACGCCGCCCGACTGGTTGTCGCCGGCGCCGTCCTGCCACTGGCAAAGCCTGTACTGGCGGCCCTGCCGACTGCGCGCAGCCTCGAATTCGATCACACCCATACCGGCGAACGCCTCTCGGTCGTATTCGCCCTCGGCGACCGCTATCTTCCCGAGGGGCTGCAGCGTCTCGACTGGTTTCTGCGTGACCATTACTCGGGGGAAGTCGGCAGTATCGACCCGCAATTGTTTGACCTGCTTTTCCAGCTTCGCCAGGAACTGGGCTGCGAGCAGCCTTTCCAGATCATTTCCGGCTACCGTTGCGCCCAGACCAACGCCAGGTTACGCCGCACCGGTGGCGGTGGCGTGGCGAAGCAGAGCCTGCACATGCAGGGCAAGGCCATCGATCTGCGCATTGCCGGTGTGCCCCTGGTCGATCTGCGCGACGCCGCAATATCCCAGGGTGCCGGCGGAGTCGGCTTCTATCCGTATGATGAGTTTGTGCACCTCGATACCGGCAGGGTACGTTCCTGGTAG
- the rsmH gene encoding 16S rRNA (cytosine(1402)-N(4))-methyltransferase RsmH has translation MSTSLRHQTVLLREAVEALEIKPAGTYVDGTFGGGGHTRAILEQLGPHGRLLALDRDPQAVALAHAIQDRRLLVMHHCFADLVSATRKAGVAAEEGIDGVLLDIGVSSPQLDEGARGFSFRYDAPLDMRMDTTQGETAAQWLLRAGVQEITEVIRNYGEERFAFQIAKKIVAARGERPLTTTGELAALVRATVWPREPGQDAATRTFQALRIHINQELQQLALVLPEAMTVLKQGGRLVVISFHSLEDRIVKHFMRDQAAPDRLPRKLPLRAAELPQPELRLVGKPRRASAAEVAANPRARSAVMRVAEKLARAREAA, from the coding sequence GTGAGCACGTCGCTTCGGCATCAAACCGTTTTGCTGCGGGAAGCGGTTGAAGCACTGGAGATCAAGCCTGCAGGCACCTACGTCGACGGCACCTTCGGTGGTGGTGGCCATACGCGGGCGATTCTCGAACAGCTGGGTCCACATGGACGACTGCTGGCACTCGACCGTGATCCGCAGGCGGTGGCGCTGGCCCACGCTATCCAGGACCGGCGTTTGCTCGTCATGCATCACTGTTTCGCCGATCTGGTCAGTGCCACGCGGAAGGCAGGGGTTGCAGCAGAAGAGGGCATCGATGGTGTGCTTCTCGATATTGGAGTCTCATCGCCGCAACTCGATGAGGGTGCTCGCGGTTTCAGTTTTCGCTATGACGCGCCGCTCGATATGCGGATGGATACGACACAAGGCGAGACCGCCGCACAGTGGCTACTGCGGGCCGGGGTGCAGGAGATCACGGAGGTCATAAGGAATTATGGTGAAGAACGGTTTGCTTTCCAGATTGCAAAGAAGATTGTGGCTGCTCGGGGAGAGCGGCCGCTTACAACCACGGGGGAGCTTGCCGCCCTTGTACGCGCGACCGTGTGGCCCCGCGAGCCCGGGCAGGACGCGGCGACGCGTACCTTTCAAGCTCTACGGATTCATATCAATCAAGAGCTCCAACAGCTCGCGCTAGTGCTGCCTGAGGCCATGACCGTCTTGAAACAAGGAGGCCGCCTGGTAGTGATCAGTTTTCACTCACTCGAAGACCGGATCGTCAAGCACTTCATGCGTGACCAAGCGGCACCCGACCGCTTGCCCAGGAAATTGCCCTTGCGTGCCGCTGAACTGCCGCAGCCGGAACTGCGCCTGGTTGGCAAACCGCGGAGGGCGAGTGCGGCGGAAGTTGCTGCGAATCCACGGGCGCGTAGCGCGGTGATGCGCGTCGCCGAGAAACTGGCCAGGGCCAGAGAGGCTGCCTGA
- the flgJ gene encoding flagellar assembly peptidoglycan hydrolase FlgJ, with translation MNSANLGVNRLAIDPALGGDLRARLKADPQAGVRQAARQFEGMLLHLMLKSMRDANAAGGLLDSDQSRFFTAMGDQQMAQDLASQAPLGFAAMIEKQLARQMTPSAVAAATSPLDLLPQSLPAQITASTATIRTVTGAQRSTAASPAAKSGAVSTAGTSPDARAFVDRVWPQAVEAAAMTGVPAHFLVAQSALESGWGKREIKAADGSPSFNLFGIKAGRSWSGPTVEVQTTEFVNGEAQSVRARFRVYGSYAEAFRDYAKVLSSNPRFAKVIGQQDGAQFARSLQQAGYATDPMYADKLARIINGATLRQALSA, from the coding sequence ATGAATTCCGCCAATCTCGGGGTCAATCGTCTGGCAATCGATCCAGCTCTGGGCGGCGATCTGCGCGCCAGACTCAAGGCGGACCCGCAAGCCGGCGTGCGGCAGGCCGCGCGACAGTTTGAAGGCATGCTGCTGCACCTGATGTTGAAAAGCATGCGCGATGCCAATGCCGCTGGCGGTTTGCTGGACAGCGATCAGAGCCGTTTTTTCACGGCCATGGGCGACCAGCAAATGGCGCAGGATCTCGCCTCGCAAGCGCCGCTCGGTTTCGCCGCAATGATCGAAAAGCAATTGGCGCGGCAGATGACTCCCAGCGCTGTGGCTGCGGCAACCTCGCCCCTCGACCTGTTGCCGCAGTCGCTACCTGCGCAGATCACCGCGAGTACGGCGACCATCCGGACCGTGACCGGTGCCCAGCGCAGCACTGCCGCGTCCCCCGCGGCGAAGAGCGGCGCGGTGAGCACGGCCGGCACGTCACCCGATGCGCGAGCCTTTGTCGATCGCGTTTGGCCGCAGGCTGTCGAGGCGGCCGCAATGACCGGGGTGCCCGCGCACTTTCTGGTGGCCCAGTCAGCACTGGAAAGCGGCTGGGGGAAACGTGAGATCAAGGCCGCCGATGGTTCGCCAAGCTTCAATCTGTTCGGGATCAAGGCCGGGCGGAGCTGGTCGGGACCAACCGTCGAAGTGCAGACCACCGAGTTCGTCAACGGGGAAGCCCAATCGGTACGCGCCAGGTTCCGCGTCTATGGTTCGTATGCCGAGGCCTTTCGCGACTACGCAAAAGTCCTGAGCAGTAACCCTCGTTTTGCAAAGGTCATTGGGCAGCAGGATGGCGCGCAGTTTGCGCGTTCCTTGCAGCAGGCGGGCTATGCCACTGACCCGATGTACGCCGACAAGCTGGCTCGCATCATCAATGGGGCAACGCTCCGACAGGCGCTAAGCGCTTAA
- the flgK gene encoding flagellar hook-associated protein FlgK — MGSGIIGTALSGLQAAQFGLQTTEHNIANANTPGFSRQRTIQASNFAQQTGSGFFGHGTHVVTVERMYSHFLTDQVNRSQSSMSQLDSYAAQISQINNLFADPSTGLSPALQGFFSSVQEVAANPSQLASRQIMVSAAQTLSTRYQSMGDQLAQMYDGVNGQIEATVTSINANIKQIALLNQQISVAQAATGQPANDLLDTRDQLVLDLNKMVKAKITTNSDGSYNVFIGSGQQLVAGSITMELATLRSPSDSSRRVVGQESVTGVHEIPESLLNGGSLGGLLAFRSESLDQASNELGRTAISLALTFNAQSALGQDLLGQSQLSPAPNSFTPDLFLVMPPEVIANTNNPPGSPTVSASFVSPPPFNENFYTDLGSSDYRLSADASGVTLTRLSDNKQWIGADLGELNTNLASDPQGFTLDPSPTLLEGSSYLIQPTRDAARKLSVNPAVVADASLITAAGPIRTSTGATNTGLAKVSAGSVGTGYVAALAGMPMSLEYQGGNLQNFPVGAQVSINGAAPVVIAATTDVVPYTSGATIALLDPLTSTPGFSFTITGIPNNGDTFTIARNSGAITDGRNALALAQLQTQHTMAGKSSSFQEAYAQLVSQTGSKTNQIQVSSAAQQALLIQAQDNRESLSGVNLDEEAANLILYQQAYQAAAKALQVSSSLFDLILQMSA, encoded by the coding sequence ATGGGCTCAGGAATCATCGGTACCGCTCTCAGCGGTCTGCAGGCCGCTCAATTCGGACTGCAGACTACCGAACACAATATCGCCAATGCCAACACCCCGGGCTTTTCGCGGCAGCGGACGATCCAGGCTAGCAATTTTGCGCAGCAGACGGGTAGCGGCTTTTTCGGGCATGGTACGCATGTGGTGACCGTCGAACGCATGTACAGCCACTTCCTGACCGACCAGGTCAATCGTTCGCAGAGCAGCATGAGTCAACTCGACAGCTATGCCGCTCAAATCAGCCAGATCAACAATCTGTTCGCCGATCCGAGCACCGGCTTGTCGCCAGCGTTGCAGGGATTCTTTTCGAGTGTTCAGGAGGTTGCGGCCAATCCTTCTCAATTGGCGAGCCGCCAAATCATGGTCTCTGCGGCACAGACGTTGAGTACTCGATATCAGTCGATGGGTGACCAACTCGCACAGATGTACGACGGAGTCAATGGCCAAATCGAGGCAACCGTCACCAGCATCAATGCCAACATCAAACAGATCGCACTGCTCAACCAGCAAATCTCGGTTGCCCAAGCCGCTACCGGCCAACCCGCCAACGATCTGCTGGATACCCGCGACCAGCTGGTTCTCGATCTGAACAAGATGGTCAAGGCAAAGATCACGACCAATAGCGACGGCAGTTACAATGTGTTCATCGGTAGTGGCCAGCAACTGGTCGCTGGCTCGATTACGATGGAGCTCGCGACATTGCGATCACCGAGCGATTCTTCCCGGCGAGTGGTTGGCCAGGAAAGCGTGACGGGTGTCCACGAGATTCCGGAGTCGCTGCTCAATGGCGGCTCGCTCGGCGGATTGCTGGCTTTCCGGAGCGAATCTCTCGATCAGGCGAGTAATGAACTGGGCCGCACCGCAATCTCGTTAGCACTGACCTTCAACGCGCAGAGTGCCCTTGGGCAGGACCTGCTCGGTCAGTCGCAGCTCTCTCCTGCGCCCAACAGTTTTACGCCGGATCTGTTTTTGGTGATGCCGCCGGAGGTCATTGCCAACACCAACAATCCGCCTGGCAGCCCGACTGTTAGCGCTTCTTTTGTCAGCCCGCCCCCGTTCAACGAAAACTTCTATACCGATCTGGGAAGCAGTGATTACCGCCTGAGCGCAGACGCGAGTGGTGTGACGCTGACGCGTCTTTCCGACAACAAACAATGGATCGGGGCTGATCTTGGAGAACTCAACACGAATCTGGCAAGTGATCCGCAGGGGTTTACACTGGATCCTTCTCCGACCCTGTTGGAAGGTTCAAGCTATCTGATTCAGCCAACCCGCGACGCTGCCCGTAAACTCTCGGTCAATCCGGCGGTTGTGGCGGACGCCAGCCTGATTACGGCTGCAGGGCCAATCCGCACTTCGACGGGTGCAACCAATACCGGATTGGCCAAGGTGTCGGCAGGCAGTGTCGGAACAGGCTATGTGGCGGCTTTGGCAGGGATGCCGATGTCGCTGGAGTACCAGGGCGGCAATCTGCAAAACTTTCCGGTGGGTGCGCAAGTGTCGATCAATGGCGCCGCTCCGGTGGTGATTGCTGCAACTACGGATGTCGTTCCTTACACGAGCGGGGCAACGATTGCTCTTCTCGACCCGCTGACGAGTACACCCGGCTTCAGTTTTACCATCACTGGCATACCCAACAATGGCGACACCTTTACAATTGCCAGGAATTCCGGTGCTATCACCGATGGGCGTAACGCGCTGGCTTTGGCGCAGCTCCAGACGCAGCATACGATGGCCGGGAAATCCTCCTCCTTCCAGGAAGCCTATGCGCAATTGGTCAGCCAGACTGGTAGCAAGACAAATCAGATACAGGTCAGTAGTGCGGCGCAGCAGGCCCTGCTGATCCAGGCCCAAGACAACCGCGAATCGCTCTCGGGGGTCAACCTCGACGAGGAAGCGGCCAATCTCATTCTTTATCAACAGGCCTATCAGGCCGCGGCCAAGGCTTTGCAAGTCAGTTCCAGTCTGTTCGACTTGATTCTGCAAATGTCGGCCTAA
- the mraZ gene encoding division/cell wall cluster transcriptional repressor MraZ encodes MFQGAAALSLDAKSRLAIPARHREALASAANGRLILTAHPHRCLLLYPEPAWEPIRDKVLEASSFNRQAAAIKRLLVGNAREECMDAAGRLLIAPELRQFAQLEKQVWLVGQGSHFEIWSDVGWQQQQEAVFALGEQFLPPGLEDLAL; translated from the coding sequence ATGTTCCAGGGTGCGGCAGCATTGAGTCTTGATGCCAAGAGCAGGCTCGCCATTCCGGCGCGTCACCGGGAAGCGCTTGCGTCTGCTGCCAATGGCAGACTGATCCTGACCGCCCACCCGCATCGCTGCCTGCTGCTCTATCCCGAACCGGCCTGGGAACCGATTCGCGACAAGGTGCTTGAAGCTTCGAGTTTCAATCGACAGGCCGCAGCCATCAAGCGTCTGTTGGTTGGTAATGCCCGTGAAGAATGTATGGATGCTGCTGGTCGTTTATTGATCGCGCCTGAACTGCGCCAGTTTGCTCAACTCGAGAAACAGGTCTGGCTCGTTGGCCAGGGGAGCCATTTCGAAATCTGGTCGGACGTGGGCTGGCAGCAGCAACAGGAGGCCGTCTTCGCTCTTGGCGAACAGTTCCTGCCTCCCGGTCTCGAAGATCTGGCGCTGTGA